The following are from one region of the Nicotiana tomentosiformis chromosome 7, ASM39032v3, whole genome shotgun sequence genome:
- the LOC104104387 gene encoding auxin-responsive protein SAUR78-like: protein MAKGGKLTKLKSVLKKMQSFKLGRVNGSAVVATHHSSSSSDDEDSFSDDNHCSNKNVFPVYVGKSRRRYLVNSDVVDHPLFRELIEKSGDSEEYITVGCEVVLFEHLLWMLENADPQPESLDELVEFYSC from the coding sequence ATGGCCAAAGGAGGCAAACTAACGAAACTCAAATCTGTGTTAAAGAAAATGCAATCCTTCAAACTCGGCCGCGTAAATGGCAGCGCCGTCGTAGCCACACATCACTCTTCTTCCTCCTCCGACGACGAAGATTCATTTTCCGATGATAATCACTGCTCCAACAAAAATGTGTTTCCTGTCTATGTGGGAAAATCACGCCGCCGGTACCTCGTAAACTCCGACGTCGTCGACCACCCTCTTTTCCGTGAACTCATCGAAAAGTCCGGCGATTCTGAAGAATATATTACAGTTGGATGTGAAGTTGTTCTCTTTGAACATTTGCTTTGGATGCTTGAAAATGCTGATCCTCAACCTGAGTCATTGGATGAGTTGGTTGAATTTTACTCTTGCTGA